From the genome of Clostridium sp. BNL1100, one region includes:
- a CDS encoding gamma-glutamylcyclotransferase family protein yields the protein MKSEMLYIAYGSNLNLPQMAFRCPTAKVVGASEIKDYGLLFCGSRRNSVATVEPLKGSTVPVLLWTLKERDLQALDRYEGYPHLYRKEILDVELKGRTVPAMVYIMNEGHPYGSPSDYYLNVIMEGYKTAGFDTEILEQAVERSVQLAQEQQEQEPEQGNLFGQKWW from the coding sequence ATGAAATCAGAAATGCTGTACATTGCCTACGGCAGCAACCTAAACCTGCCGCAGATGGCGTTCCGCTGCCCTACCGCCAAGGTGGTCGGCGCCAGCGAAATAAAGGATTACGGGCTGCTGTTCTGCGGCAGCCGGAGAAACTCTGTCGCAACGGTGGAGCCGCTTAAGGGTTCCACCGTCCCTGTTCTTCTGTGGACGTTAAAGGAAAGGGATCTGCAGGCTCTCGACCGCTATGAAGGATATCCCCATCTTTACCGCAAGGAGATCCTCGATGTGGAGCTGAAAGGCAGGACGGTTCCCGCCATGGTCTATATCATGAATGAGGGCCATCCCTACGGTTCCCCCTCGGATTACTACCTAAATGTCATTATGGAGGGTTATAAAACCGCAGGCTTTGATACCGAAATTCTGGAACAGGCCGTGGAGAGATCCGTCCAGCTGGCACAGGAACAGCAGGAGCAGGAACCGGAGCAGGGCAATCTGTTCGGCCAGAAATGGTGGTGA
- a CDS encoding amidoligase family protein → MDMKEQRFGVEVEMTGITRKEAAEIAASHFGTVSHYDGTFYATYSALDEQNRKWKFTYDSSITAQRKVGRTITEASDEYKTEMVTPICRYEDIETIQELVRKLRAAGAIVNNKCGIHIHIDASPYNAGTLRNITNIMASKEDLIYKAMQVEVARERQYCRKVEQSFLDEINRKKPHTLDEVSRIWYNGRDGRSEHYHDSRYHCLNLHSVFQKGTIEFRLFNSTTHAGKIKAYIQLCLAISAQALNQRCASRQKTKSSNEKYTFRTWLLRLGLIGDEYKTARLHLLEHLDGCIAWKDPAQALQQKERLRQKKEKELAEAAQAASQQQEQTIENEQEQTGAEEESPGLSMSM, encoded by the coding sequence ATGGACATGAAAGAGCAGCGCTTCGGGGTTGAAGTTGAAATGACCGGTATAACGAGGAAAGAGGCCGCTGAAATAGCTGCATCCCATTTCGGAACAGTTTCCCATTATGACGGTACTTTTTACGCAACATATTCCGCGCTGGATGAACAGAACCGCAAGTGGAAATTTACCTACGACAGCAGTATCACTGCCCAGCGGAAGGTTGGAAGAACGATAACCGAGGCCTCGGATGAGTATAAAACAGAGATGGTCACCCCCATTTGCCGGTATGAGGACATAGAAACCATTCAGGAGCTGGTAAGAAAGCTCCGTGCGGCAGGCGCAATTGTAAATAATAAGTGCGGCATCCACATCCATATTGACGCTTCTCCGTATAACGCGGGTACACTTAGAAACATCACCAACATCATGGCTTCCAAGGAGGATCTGATTTACAAGGCCATGCAGGTGGAGGTAGCAAGAGAGCGGCAGTATTGCAGGAAGGTGGAGCAGAGTTTTCTCGACGAGATCAACCGGAAAAAGCCCCACACGCTGGACGAGGTAAGCCGCATCTGGTACAACGGCCGCGACGGTCGCTCTGAGCACTACCACGACAGCCGGTACCACTGTTTAAACCTTCACTCGGTTTTCCAGAAAGGTACCATTGAATTCAGGCTGTTTAACAGCACTACTCACGCCGGCAAGATCAAGGCATACATTCAGCTCTGCCTTGCGATCTCCGCACAGGCCCTCAACCAACGATGTGCCAGCCGTCAAAAGACAAAGAGTTCGAATGAAAAATACACCTTCCGCACATGGCTCCTGCGGCTGGGGCTCATCGGTGATGAATACAAAACCGCCCGGCTTCACCTGCTGGAGCATCTGGACGGCTGTATTGCGTGGAAGGACCCAGCGCAGGCACTCCAGCAAAAGGAACGATTAAGACAGAAAAAAGAAAAAGAGCTGGCCGAAGCGGCACAAGCAGCATCGCAACAGCAGGAGCAAACAATTGAAAACGAACAGGAACAGACCGGGGCTGAAGAAGAAAGCCCCGGTCTTTCTATGAGCATGTAA
- a CDS encoding DUF87 domain-containing protein, with product MAYKNKAQRASQTEDVRIQEFLDMIAPSAIKFFTDYFICGNTFRSVWALREYPTATEEQAILRHLGEKDSVTLHIYTRHVSPVEERKIISNAANKNRMQRSSTQDLQQTVTAESNLQDVTAIVAQMHRSKEPLLHAAVYIELSAHDLNQLGLLQTEVLTELVRSKLNVDRLLLRQQQGFLSVMPSGWNVFSDQFERVLPASSVANLYPFNYSGKTDPNGFYLGRDKFGSNILVDFNRRADDKTNANILILGNSGQGKSYLLKLILTNLRESGMNIICLDPEMEFEDLTNNLGGCFIDLMTGEYIINVLEPKTWDENGSPEDKDAPQTFRICSKLSQHISFLKDFFRTYKDFTDREIDTIEIMLGKLYEKWGITDHSNFDRLKPEDYPILSDLYELIESEYKEFDESRRQLYTADTLREICLGLHSLCKGAESKFFNGHTNIKNSEFVTFGVKGLLQTSKNLRNALLFNVLSYMSNELLTTGNTAASIDEFYLFLSNLTAVEYVRNFMKRVRKKDSAVILSSQNLEDFNLEGIREYTKPLFSIPAHAFLFNAGNIDKRFYMDTLQLEESEYNLIRYPQRGTCLYKCGNERYNLMVQAPEYKAALFGKAGGR from the coding sequence ATGGCATATAAGAATAAAGCACAGCGGGCATCTCAAACAGAGGATGTCCGTATTCAGGAATTTTTGGACATGATTGCCCCGTCCGCGATCAAATTTTTTACGGACTATTTCATTTGCGGAAATACATTCCGGTCCGTTTGGGCGCTCCGTGAGTACCCTACCGCTACGGAGGAACAGGCCATCCTCCGGCACCTTGGTGAAAAAGACAGTGTCACCCTCCACATCTACACCCGGCATGTGTCCCCTGTTGAAGAACGCAAAATCATATCAAATGCTGCCAACAAAAACCGTATGCAAAGAAGCAGTACTCAGGATCTGCAGCAAACCGTCACGGCAGAATCGAATCTCCAGGATGTGACCGCTATCGTTGCACAGATGCACCGGAGCAAAGAGCCTCTCCTCCACGCGGCGGTATATATTGAACTGTCCGCTCATGACCTTAACCAGCTGGGGCTCTTGCAGACGGAAGTGCTGACTGAGCTGGTGCGAAGCAAGCTAAATGTTGACCGGCTTCTGCTCCGCCAGCAGCAGGGCTTTTTATCGGTCATGCCAAGTGGCTGGAATGTGTTTTCCGACCAGTTTGAACGGGTGCTGCCCGCCAGCTCCGTTGCCAATCTGTATCCTTTTAACTACAGCGGCAAAACCGATCCCAACGGTTTTTATCTGGGCAGGGATAAATTCGGCAGCAACATCTTAGTAGATTTTAATCGACGTGCCGATGACAAGACCAATGCCAATATTTTGATTTTAGGCAACTCCGGCCAGGGCAAGAGCTACTTATTGAAACTCATCCTTACCAATCTGCGGGAATCCGGCATGAATATCATCTGCCTTGATCCGGAAATGGAGTTTGAGGATCTCACCAATAATCTGGGTGGATGCTTCATCGATCTGATGACGGGCGAATACATCATCAATGTGCTGGAACCCAAGACATGGGATGAAAACGGCAGCCCGGAGGACAAGGATGCACCTCAGACCTTCCGTATCTGCAGCAAGCTTAGCCAGCACATTTCCTTTCTCAAGGATTTTTTTAGAACCTACAAGGATTTTACCGACCGTGAGATTGACACCATCGAGATCATGCTGGGTAAGCTCTACGAAAAATGGGGAATTACCGATCATAGTAATTTTGACCGTTTAAAACCAGAAGATTATCCCATCCTGTCCGACCTGTATGAGCTGATTGAGTCGGAGTACAAAGAATTTGATGAAAGCCGCCGCCAGCTCTATACCGCAGATACCCTGCGGGAAATCTGCCTTGGGCTCCATTCCCTGTGCAAGGGCGCGGAGTCTAAATTCTTTAACGGGCACACCAATATAAAAAACAGTGAGTTCGTGACCTTCGGCGTCAAGGGGCTTCTGCAGACCAGTAAAAATCTGCGCAATGCCCTTCTGTTCAACGTGCTGTCGTATATGAGCAATGAGCTACTCACCACCGGCAATACTGCCGCCAGCATTGATGAATTCTATCTGTTCCTTTCCAACCTGACCGCCGTCGAATATGTCCGTAATTTTATGAAGCGTGTAAGGAAAAAGGACTCGGCAGTAATTCTTTCAAGTCAGAATTTGGAGGATTTCAATCTGGAGGGCATCCGGGAGTACACCAAGCCGCTGTTCTCTATTCCGGCGCACGCATTTCTGTTCAATGCCGGCAATATCGACAAGCGGTTCTATATGGATACCCTGCAGTTGGAGGAATCGGAATACAATCTGATCCGGTATCCGCAGCGGGGCACCTGCCTCTATAAATGCGGCAACGAACGATACAACCTCATGGTTCAGGCCCCGGAATATAAAGCGGCGCTGTTTGGAAAGGCAGGTGGCAGGTAA